AAATTCCCCTTTCCTACTTTCCAACCAGAATCATCTATTAATTGCTATCATTCAGTTCAAGCTCAGATTAAGACCAATGGCCACCTAGCTGGAAGCCACTCTGCTCACAAACTTAGGCCCAAGCTTTTCAGTGTCTACCTGGAAAGAGATGAGTTAGATCTCTCCCTGGGGCCCATATAGACTGAGTACTGACACTGTGTACTCCTTATTCCACTTATTCCACTAGGGACTACACCTAGTCCCATCCCACCTAACTAGGGCCTGGATCATTTCCATAGCAATAGCCCAAAGGGGTATGGTGTGTATATACAACCTTCAGCACCAtcccttcatttctcttcttcatcACTTACTCACTTATCTTTCCTGGAGTTAATAATGATCCAATATAATTTTATACAAATTTACAAACTGAAGATATGAAGTCATGTATCTTCTTATTTTACTGTAGTCATAACATTTTATGGAGTTATTCTCGGGTCAGAGGACTCTGTGGCACATATttataaaaagagcaaaataaatgctCACTGGAAAAATAAAGTACTAGCTAGATATCCTACCAGGAATATTTGACCCTAGCTGCCAAGTTTTTAACTCTGCAAATACTTGGAGTCATTAATAACGTATACTCATTTTATTCATAATTTGTAATGTTTCAGGATACCAAAAGTAATTCTAATGATGGTTGAATTTAACAAAAAATCTTAACCTTAAGACATCCACTGATCCATCTCATTCAACGGCAATATTCAACATTAAAAGGAGCATAAAAACAAACATGCACACAGCTGCACAGTTTTCATAAATGTCTATTTCATTATTGGTGGGTAGCGCATTTAAcagttaaatacatttaaataatgtATAGGTGACTGCATGACTGCAGTATTGGTAACTAGATAGACAACCAATTCAACTAGAAACCAGCTAACAAGTAActgtctaaatatttaaaatacagctCTTGTTTAGATCATCCTTTGTTTTGATCACCTTCAGGGGGTGCGGGGGGAAGCCTGCTGGTCACACTGGAAATATATTAAGGCCAAATCTTCTGATACCCATTTCCAGAGGTTTCTTTCAGCTGAATTAAGCCTCCAATTCCAGGGCAAGCCCAAGTTTGTGGCCTCCAGCATTAATGCTCTTCCCATCTACCAGGGCAGACAGTGTAAGCTTCACACCTGTAAACAAAAGCAGACAACCATCATGTACCTTCAAGACCTCATGGGACCCAGCAGTCACCTCACAGCCTGTCACTTTTTCTCAGCTTGCCAGAGGACCTATAGTGCCAGCCACGAGAGGGCACTTGGGAGTACCTGAGAGACCAGGCAATTCATTTGGCACGATCCTGAGCAAGGAAAGCATTAAGTCACAGAGCATAAAAATGTTAATGAagctcaaaaaggaaaaaaaaaaaaaaaacaaactcaaaatagcTCTAGAAAATACAATCATGTTCAGTGCACTATCCAGACTAAAAGACAATGTGGACCCCAGGAAAGGAAAAGCTACAAGCTAGACACATTTTGGGACAAGTAGGGACATCTGCATATCGACCATGTATTTTAAACTGTTCATTTCTTTAGCTGTGAAAACAGTACTGTAGTTATGAAAAGTGATGCAGTTAAAAATGTTTTACTCTCATATGTATGCTAGGGCTGATGTGTCTGTATGtttgtaaaatatacatttaatttgTAAGAATATGTgggtaaaaaaaagagaaaaggattatGTATACAGCCAAGGAGGGAGAAAACAAACACGGTAAATGTTAGTAACTGGCCACTGTAGGGAAGATTGAGTGTTCAAGGCACCATTCTTTTCTTCAGGTTTCAGAATAGTCAAAGTATGGGGAAAAGGTTCCAAGTGCTTCTGAACCTTGCTATTCAAATGCTGGTTCAAGAGCCAGTGACACTGGCATCACCTAAGAGCTTGTCAGAAAGACAGAACCCCATACCCCAGATCTATGTACTCTAGTAAGATTCCCAAAGTGATTCAGGTACCCGTGTATTAGAGAAGTACTGCTCTGGAAAACAAGCAAGGCTCAAATTATTACGTAAAGTAAATGAGACTCTAGAGATCAAACAACCGAAGCAATGAGTGAACAATGactggagaaataaaaattactacAAGACATTTCCGGCACaagtgaaaaaagtaaataacCAGTCTTGTGCCTATGAAGGACAATGTTTGCATACTATACCATTTAGGGAAATGTCATCATAGCTACAACTTCCAAATAGCCCagcattaaacaaaataaaaataaaattgtagcaAAAGGTAAACATGTGTTCATTGTACTTTTGTCAATTCTTCTGTTTTGAAAGGTTTACAAAATAAGttgagaaatgaaaactgattttgaaAATACTATCAGAACAACCCTTAAAACTTACCAGGCCTCAGAGTCTGAGTATAGCCCACTCCAATTAAACTAGAGTTGTTGACTTTTGCCTAAGATAAAATGCAAAAACACATGTAAGACAAATCTTTGAATGGAGAGACAAGGCCCTAGGTATTTCCCTATCATGCAATCATGACATGTTCACTTTTCCATGTGAGGTAGTAAAATTTAATATTGTATTAAGTTAAGCAAaaaccttttcatactgttcaaggcaagaatactgaagtggtttgccattcccttctccagtggactacattttgtcagaaagtgaaagtaaagtcgctcaatcatgttggactctttgcgacctcatcgactgtagcctatcaggctcctctgtccatgggattttccaggcaatagtactgcagtggattgccatttccttctccaggggatcttcccaacccagggatcgaacccaggtctcccgcattgtagacagacattttaccgtctgagccaccagggaagtctctccgccataacctgtctgtcttgggtggccctacacggcatggctcatagttttcttgagctagacaaggctgttgtggtccatgtgatcagtttggttggttttctgtgattgtggttttcattctgtctgccctctgatggataaggataagaagcttatggaaacttccctgatgggagagactgaggggggAAACTGGGTTTTCTTCTGATGGgtgggccatgttcagtaaatctttaatccaattttctgttgatgggctgtgttccctccctgttgcttgacctgaggccaaactatggtaatgaagataatggcggcctccttcaaaaggtcccatgcactgctgcactcaatgccctcgaccctgcagcaggccaccaccaacccatgcctctgtcacaaaggtccgcctagtcaaagctatggtttttccagtagtcacatatggatgtgagagttggactctaaagaaagctgagtgccgaagaattgatgcttttgaactgtggtgttggagaagactcctgagagtcccacgGACTGCCAGGACATCCAACAAGTCGAgcacaaaggaaatcagtcctgaatattcattggaaggactgatgctgaagctccaatactttggccacctgatgtgaagaactgactcatttgaaaagaccctgatgctgggaaagattgaaggcgggagaaggggacgacacaggatgagatggttggatggcatcaccaacgtaatggacatgagtttgagtgggctccaagagttagtgatggagagggaagcctggcatgctgcagtccatgaggtcgcaaagccagacacaacagagcaatggaactgaactgaagcaaaaacCAGGCCCCACTTAATTCTTATCTACTAAACTCAAATTGTCAGCAGGACACAAAACTCTTGCTATCTTTGAGGATGTATCTACAGACCCTTGACTGTccacagagcacaaaagccaaaTACTCTCATAAAAATTGTTCTTGCTGAATCTAATCTAACACAACAAAACCACACCAGAATGTGAGTAATGGAAGTTTACCAGGCTCACTAACTACACAACATGACATACACACCACCTTCAAAATATGGCGTGTGTATAAAGTTGTGACTATGACACACACTATTTTCAAGGGTCTTCCTTACGAATCTAAACCATGCATATTCTAAATCTCCAAATGATAAGCACTTCCTCTGAAGAAAAAGACTGACTACAGCTTCTTTACCTCACTTTCCTACACCTCTCATGTACAAACCTGGGTCCTGGCTGCATATAACTAGACTGTGTTTCAGAAGATGTTCCAACGGAGTACTGTTGACCAGTCCAGATCCCTACCCTCCCTGTACCATTCCACTATTTTAGGATTTTAGTCACAGACTTTCAAAGGCTACGAGAAATTCTGGAGAGCAAGACATGGTCAGAAGCTTCTAGCTCCACTCTCTCCCACTTCTAAGACCATTAAGCCACACCAGAGGCCTATGGCTGTCATGGGATCATCTCATCCCAATCTCCATGGCCCAGGTTGCCTAGTCTGGTTTCTTTGCTCTTCAGCATTCTGAGTGCTATGGAAACAAAAAGGTAACAAGTAGTCCCTGACATACAGGTAAAAGTCAGATAATCGACACCTGTACTCACTTGGCACTATAGCCAAGTCTCCATGAGCCTCCCATGACCATGTGAGTTAGTTATCTAAGGAAGAAATGTCCACCAGTAACCATCTTGTGCAAAACCAATCAAgggtgctgagtcatgtccaactctttgtgaccctgtgaactccagactgcccagctcctctgtccatggaatttttctaggtaagaatactggagtgggctgcccttcccttcttcagggggtcttcacaacccaggggtcaaacttgcatctcctgcatcagcaggcagattctttaccactgcgcctcTTGGGAAGCCTGCCAAACAAATCAAGAGCCCAGACAATAAAATAGCTTCTACTATTTCAGGAATCAACCACAAAACTGATGGAGCAGTATGCAAGGCTTCAGGGGTGATGCCTGATTACAGTAACAGCAGCACAACTTAGCTGGGATATGCTAAATACATTTCCAAATTAATCCTCTGAAGTCATTCACTGATACACAAGTCCCAAGCTGCATTCTTCCCATTTTAGACTGTGAAAGAGCTACATCTTCTGCTGGTATTAAACCTGTGAGGGTGCCAGAGACACACATTTGAAAAGAACAGCAATGCAGCTACCACAGCATAGTGTGGATCCTGAGGGTTTTACTGCTGAGGTGTAGTTAGAAacagagaaggggaaaataaatgaatcactgtTTTGCCAATGGGAAAAGCATTCTGGGTGCTTCTCATTCTGATAACAACTCTGCTAAGAAATAAGAATGGGGTTAAAACTTAACTGCCTAAATTATTAAAACATATTGTCCCCAGGAATAAAGATCATTTTATGTAACAGAAGTAACTCTCATGAAGGTTTCTTATTCCAGTATAAACTGTGCCTGACCTGTAACCAACCAACACACAGAATAGCTGCTGATCTGCCTGGAACTGGAGCCGGTGCTCCACACCTCAGACACTGCACTCCCTCCCACCACAATCCACTATGACTGAAGGAAGAAACAGCAGAAAGGGTCCAAGGACAGGACTAGGGTGGCCATGCAACTCAATTAACCTGAGGTAAAGGGGAAGTTTCGGTAGGACTTCCAGTGCTAAAGCTGGGATAGCCCTAGGCAATGCAAAATGAGCTACCTGGACACCCTAGACAGGAGGGAGACTGAAAGCCTTGCATGTCCAGTCCTGGACTacccctcctttcttccctcccttgcAGTGGACTAAGTCCTCCTCTCCAAGCTGTAGTTTCTTCACCTGCAAAACAGCATGTGTACCACTGGCTGCTGAGATCAAGTCAGAAGATATTTTGTAAACCACTGAAGTCAGGCGCAAAGTAACAAAATACTATTAGTTCCCATCAAGAAGGAGAGCTGCCCAGGACCCAGAAACACTGGCCTCCCCGGCCTGGACAGGACTGGGGCGCACAGTCATCATCTGTGCTATTtcggtgggcttcccagggggctcagacaGCGacgaacctgcctgcagtgcaggagatctgggtctaattcctgggtcaggaagatcccctcgagaaaggaatggcaacagtatccttgcctggagaatcccatggacaaagggcctgacaggctacagtccatggggttgcagagggtcggacacaatgagcgaccaacactttcatttttcgtACTACTTCAGTAGCTTGGAGGCTAATTAAAACACACTCCTGTGGCCTGGATATCAAACATTTAACACTATCGCCACAGAAAAACCAGCATTCCAAGCTCTAATCTCAATCTGTGTATAAACTGTGGTTTACAATTACAATTTCCAACCACAGTTACAATTTTCAACACAATCTAATAGACCCAAAGATTAAGTCCCACAATGAAAATCCCACCCTAAGCCCACAAGAGTACTTACAGAAATGGAAGCAGTGGGATCCAGTTGATATTTAGCTGCAATTCCAAAGCGAGTGCAGTTGGTTCCTGATGTCCAAGCAAGGTTTACTGAAGTGTCAAGATCTTCACATACTTTCTGATAAATTGATCCTCCAAATTCTGTACCATCATTGCtatgagatattttaaattaGTCAGTCTAGACTACACAATGTAATAATGTCTAATGCACATGGCTGACACTATAGCATTACATCTAAATAAAAGCCACTGCTTACACGGGTCTCTAGTGTTTCACTAAAAACTTTAAAGTTCTAAAAACATGAATTGGTCAAATAAATCATGGTATATCCATTCAGCAGAATTACCACGCAGCCACTAACAATCACTAAAACTACATAATTATAACGCTATAAGAAAATGATCATAATACATTAATGTAGCAGAAAAAGTTATGAAACAGTCTTTCTggcatgtattttatatatacacatataaaaaggTGTGTATTAAAGCATTAACATCAAAGCATTAACAGTTAACAAAAATTATACATCTAGGTGGTGGGATTATGGacaattctggttttcttctgTTACTTGTTACACACCAAAGCATCATTTTTGTAAGGGAAAAAATTCTTTAAGTCCTTTCCACAAATACATTTACTTTGGgttaagaaaagactctacacactTTAGACGATCCTACCAAATGAGCACCGTACACATCACAGACAATCAAATGAGAGCACTAGCACAGTTTGGCAGCACCTCAGCTTTTCTCCCTGGCCCCActgtgcagcctgtgggatctgtcCCccgcccagggactgaactcaggccacggcagtgaaagtgccaaatcCTAACCAGTAGACCACCAAGGGGACCACCAAGTCTTGGCCTCTTCCAAAAATCCAAAGCACATTAAGCCTCATGTGAAATGAACATTTACTTTACTCTCTCAGGACCAAAATTCAGAGTAACGTTTTTTATACAGAGTAACATTTCTATATACTTCTGAGAGGGCACTCAAGAAATGCCCAAAGATGATATTTTTATGTTAGGAGAACTCCTTTAGGTTGTACCAAGATTCAGAGATGACAGGAGATAGCAACACCACTCTGAGGTCCCACATCATAATATCCCAAAAAAGAAATACTTACACATTAGTGTGTAGCTGGAAGTCCCCAGTCCTGTAGCCCACTGCAAAGTTATTCCTTGTCAGCTTTGATTTGGCACTGTCAAAGGTCATCTGGTACCCAGCAAGCCAGCCCTCATAACCGAAGACGGCCGAACCATGGATTGCAGGTCCAGCAAAATCAAAGTCAACATCACAACCAAGGTTTATACATTCCCTCTTGTAAGAAGACTTGATTTTACCACTTTTCtttctagaaaaagaacaaactgacTTAAAACTGATGCCAATAAAAAAAGATTTACAGACAGAGGGTACAAAACAGACTTAAATCAATCTCACTATAATGGGGAGTAGAGACATACTTCACTGTTTTACTGAAGTTCACTTTATAGTGCTTCCCCACACACATGCAAAGTAAGGGTTTACAGCAATCCTGCATCAAGCAAACCTGTTGGTgtttttttccaacagcatttgttcattttgtgcctctgtgtcacattttggtagttCTTACAGCATTTCAAACATCGTTATTATTATACTGTCTTTGTAACAGTCATCTGTGGTCACTCATCTTTTGATGCTaccactgaaggctcagatgaagaagtgttttttaattaaggtatcagttcagttggtcagtcatgtcggactctttgcaaccccatggactgcagcatgcaggctttcttcagtccatcgagtcagtgatgccatccaaattaAAGTATGTATATTGTTTTTCCCCCAACATAATGCTATTTACAAGTACTCGTCAATATTCTAGTGTAAATggaacttttatatgcactgggaaactagAAAATCTGGAAGACTTGCTTTTTCACAATATTCACTTTACTACGGTGATTTGGAACCAAACTTCCAATATCTCTAAGGTATGCCTCCAAACAGGTGGCAAGATAATCAAAAgaggctaaaaaaagaaaaaaacaaaccaacccacAGCTCATGAACTAAAAGACAAAGGCATCTGGGGTGACTAGATTGCCACTACTATAGGAAGAATGCTTTGCAGAGTTGCTATCAGTCACAAaaacctatttaaaaaaatgttcattccAAGTtagtggcacagtgataaaagGCAAATAGCTGAAGGCAAGCCAAGAACCATACTGCTCATGCTCCAAAGGCAGAAACAGAAACTTGCCAACACACAGCACCTGAATGTGTACCTTCCTTAAATACACTGAAGAAAGCTTTAAACTTAAAGCAGCTAAAAATGCCCATGCTTACCCTGTGTTTGGTGAAAAGGTGGTATCAAATGTCAGTTTCAAACCTTGGCAAATCTATTTcaagagaaaaagatttttttttttcagtttatttcctttttgaaacacaaaaataaaataatactaaagcacattttcaaaatgttaccTGGTCTTCAATAGCGATTTCTGTTCCCAGAGTGTTATCAGTGTTCCACTTTTCTGTGAAAGTCAGACCATACTCACACCATTTATATTTGGTCTCCAAGGTCCCAGTAACTTTACCAGTGTCTGTATTAGATGAACCAGATGTTGAGAATTCCTAACAAGACAATAAAAAAGTTCAGCAACTTTCTCGTAAGCCTACAATAATACACTTTCTAACTTACAAACCCCACTGAAACCCTTAGTAATTCACCAATCCCGTTTTCTAGCTTCCCAAACACTCCTAACCCTCTGCTGAGTAAATACAAGAGTGACAAACTAGCTTGTTAATCAAACTAGCTTGACTACCACGTTGTTACTGCTGACATTTTCAACCAACAGATCAAAAGTTACTTGAATATGATTCTCAAGTGAACAACAAACTATAAAGTTTTTAAGGAAATTTCTGCTAAAGTAatcctgagttaaaaaaaaaaaaatcagtgggggGAGAGGGATAGTGAATGGATATTTTAGAACTGCTTCCAATCTACCAGATATTCAATGAAACACTAACTAGGTCAGCATGGCTAATCATAGACTCCCTCCATTAAAATCAGTTTACACACAATTTACTATGAAATGGTCCCTGAAATTCCCTAAAAGGAAAGCACTCCACTGAAAGAATCTGTGACACaaagtttttaattctttggTAACCTCAATATTCTGTTTTTCTGACACAGTCTTCATCAGGTTCTATGCCTTTCCAATCACCTTTCacattttcaataaaaaaaaaaaattggtggaAGGAAATTCCCTTTAACATATCATCTATAATATAAACTATACTCTGTAGAACAGATGATCACTAGAGAAAAATCTGTGCAGTGACTGATTTGAGATATAATCTTCTGTTTGTAGCAAATATAAATAACTTGCCAATCCCTAACTGTACACCAACTGAAAAGGAAGATATAATATGGAAAGAgcttatctgaaatttaaaatctgCTACAGATAATCCAGAAATCTAATCTTTATGAGCTTAGTATACAGGCAAGCAGTTGAACTCTTccaacataaaatattaaaatgcctTGAGAGTTCTAATTTGACTACCAATGTTATACTCTATATGGGAAAGCCAAATTTAAAAATGGCGGATATGAACTTTTTAGAGATAAGAGAATTTCAACCTGAAATTGTGATACTTGCAGAATGCGGAAATATCCAAAGCTGTATCCATTGGAGAAAAGACCAACCATCTTTCACTTACAAAACAACATTTGTGTAACTGCTGCTCTGCAGTGACACAGACTCAATTCTTTGGGTCATATATACTATATAAGAGTCTTACATATTGTCTCCTGAAATTAGATGCTTTCATCAATAGAAACTGAGTTAAAACTCGGCACTCAATGCCCATAGTAAAAAGCACCAGACTGTGTTAGCAAAGAACACTGGATATAAAATTAGGAGTCCTGATATCAAGTTCTGGCTGGCATTTACTAAATGAGTAACACTAAGGAAGACGCTTTTCCGGGTCTTAGTTATCGCAACTTTAAAAAGTTTAAGCCTCCTATCTCTGGAGGATTAAATAGGTCTGATTTTGTCAAAGTTTTGCATATTTTCACGTGCTCTACACAAAAGGATATTAaaaaccatattaaaaagcagagacattactttgtcaacaaaggtccatctagtcaaggttacggtttttccagtggtcatgtatggatgtgagagttggactctaaagaaagctgaatgcagaagaattgatgcgtttgaactgtggtgttggagaagactcttgagagccccttggactgcagaagatccaaccagtccatcttaaaggagatcagtcctgggtgttcattggaaggactgatgttgaagctgaaactcccaatagtttggccacctgatgtgaagagctgactcatttgaaaagaccctgatgctgggaaagattgagggcaagagaagaagggggcaacagaggatgagatggttggatggcatcaccaactcaatggacatgggtttgggtgaattccgggagttggtgatggacagggaggcctggcgtgctgcagttcatggggtggcaaagagtcagacacgactgaacgactgaactgaacacaaaaggAATGCAttatgaaaacaatataaaatacattCCTGTCCACAGTAATCCTTTCCTTTCAAACAAAGATTTTGATTTATCAAACAATATAGTACTAGATATACTGCTCTGATTATTCCCCAGTTTAAAGCTGATTTTGTCCCTTCAGCCAGCAAGTAAAATCTTAAACACTAGAACTGAATCTTCTACTTTTTTAAAGAAGGGCTTTGTGTTTCAGCAACTTATTTAAAAGGGGCCAACAAGTCAGAAGAGTGAACACAAACACCAAGTCACTGCTCTCTGTAACCTGCTACCCTGGGCTAGTAAGTCACTCACCCACACTGAATACTCAGGCTTCCTTTCTGACCAAAGAAACCAAACAGATGTGACCAATATAAAACCCAAGAAATCCAAATCTAGGCATTAAGAAACtacaaaattattaatttaagtAAATACCAATTACACTAAGTGCACTAAATATACTAAGGAGTTAACTATAGAAAGAATTTATCAACATAATCAATAACATTCAATATGCACACACTATACCCATCCcctaaagaatctaaaaaaatttttaggaggaaaaaaaattacacaaaatttaattttactttactctCTTTGAGGGAGTTTGTTAGGCAGAATCAAGACatccaaatataaaaatattaacctCTTTAAAAATACTCAAATTTAAGACATTCTAAATTCACAAAATACAAGTGGAAATTTCCCCCCAAGGAGGGCTGCTAGATTATGACCATTATATAAATAATTAGTACACTCAAATTAAGAGTTATTGAGTATGTTTATGCCCAGGACTCttaagtatttttccttttttcaaaagatatttatttatctattcatttgccTGTGTtgggtctcagctgcagcatACAAGATCCTTTTTTTGgttacagcatgtggaatcctttaattgtagcatgtgggatctagttccctgaccagggatccaacccaggcccgCTACACTTCGAACATGAAGTTTcagccattggaccatcaggaagTCCCCCTGAATGCTTTTCAAAGGTATTAAATGGGTTACAAAAAAGCGTAACAAGTTTCCTACCTTCAAGCTTGCAAACAAGACTTAAGTGTCTTTTCTGAATTTCTCGTGCATGGCAAAACACATGAAAATCAGAAATCATATCTAAAGCCAAAATACATCAAGATAAAATTCTCTTAAAATGAAATTATCTTTtgcctcatctttaaaataaagtgGGTAGACATCTTTCAGTTATAACTATTTTATGTGTTGAAAAGTTACATAAAAGTTTGTCAGAACTTATCAAATACCTAACACTCACCACGCCGCTGCAGGACTTTGTTTTCACATCCAGTTTCACCAACCCAAAACCttcaagaagaaagcaaaaaagaacaaaatgattctTTTGTACAAAAAGATGCATACCAATGGCTGACtctacatataaaaaaaaaattcacatatttagagaaagataaatgtgttaatacacagtatttaaatgaaaacaattttaattacTCTATAAACTAACATGTAAAGGACAGAACATCTCCAGGAAGCTATGCCTAGTGTGTCAATGTGTATTTAGCACCCATCCTCAAAaaggctttcaaatcatttttaaCAAAGCACGTACTTAAGAATGCTTTTCAAACCTAAATATCAGATCAGACAATCGATTCAATTTAAATATGAGAATTGTCAACAACTTATTAAAATACAGGCATTTACAACATTTGTCCCAAAGGCATACTGCAGTTTGGGATCAATAATCTAAACAACTTCAGAAAGAGCTAAAAGGATAGGGAGGGTGGGATATGGAACAAAATCGTCAAGAAAAcccaaatttatttgaaaaactcCATAATCCTTTAGAAGTCACCACCATAAAAGcccaaaacagtaaaaaaaaacaaacaaaaacgtaGTTCTAGTCAACCAAGGCCTAAACTGTATCATTGAGCATAaaagcatacttttttttttttcccttaaaggtAAATTTCTTGaactaaagaatgaaaaaatggagaaaactgGGATGGAGAGGAAATGTAGATTGTTACGGTACTCTTTCACCAGGAGAGTTATCTGAAGAAATTATTAATTTCACCGAGCAGTACAAACTTACACATCTTCACTTCTAATCTAGAATTTTTAAACAGTTCTTACCaaatcctttgttgaaaatatctCTGGCAGCTTTGCCAAGGTCAGCATATGATGGAGGAAtacacattgctggtgggaagaaACATTCCTGTGTTAATGTCCTTGTTCTCCCAGTCTGCCCCAAAACTAACTTAGGACCCACTGTTATCATTAAATCCAAGAAGGCCACCTTGGTTTTGAAACCACTAGAAGCTACAATAAAAAGACAATAACACTCCATGAGGGAAATATCAGCACCAAAGGCTTATTTCTAAAATGGATAATAACAGTTAAGTTAACTATACAAACTTGGGAAACTCCCTCCAGACTTTCTATTCCTAAATTTACAGTGTTTATAACCTCACTTCCTAGGGACTAGTACAAAAAATcgaacacatacacatatatacctatacgtaaaaatatatctgccaaaatccactggaatGGGCCAATTTaatcaaatgaattaaaataaaatactaagacATGTCCCCTTCGCTCCCTCATTTATCCTTTAGTATCCGCACTGAGGCCAAAGCAATATTCTAGAATGG
This portion of the Capra hircus breed San Clemente chromosome 28, ASM170441v1, whole genome shotgun sequence genome encodes:
- the VDAC2 gene encoding voltage-dependent anion-selective channel protein 2; the protein is MATYGQNCARPMCIPPSYADLGKAARDIFNKGFGFGLVKLDVKTKSCSGVEFSTSGSSNTDTGKVTGTLETKYKWCEYGLTFTEKWNTDNTLGTEIAIEDQICQGLKLTFDTTFSPNTGKKSGKIKSSYKRECINLGCDVDFDFAGPAIHGSAVFGYEGWLAGYQMTFDSAKSKLTRNNFAVGYRTGDFQLHTNVNDGTEFGGSIYQKVCEDLDTSVNLAWTSGTNCTRFGIAAKYQLDPTASISAKVNNSSLIGVGYTQTLRPGVKLTLSALVDGKSINAGGHKLGLALELEA